The following coding sequences are from one Oncorhynchus nerka isolate Pitt River linkage group LG6, Oner_Uvic_2.0, whole genome shotgun sequence window:
- the LOC115130974 gene encoding CUE domain-containing protein 2-like: MDLHKIIHDTLQEFIQTCIPEADLSSLDDVLLPYITGVLEDLGSQESVEENFDVEVFVEMLEAYIPGFAEIDSVNVCDMMFSLASKLATARSSENSVPKARMEVPLTVSATSTGPPVREMHCLTTQTEGATAKVPFPEWEAQEPLLLEMFPKCRLSEARSALSIAKGDMEEAVRLIIEGDIQLSHTPLNVNHGKMGSPQAEQKMKESILEKYMLVDREEDKKTHRPVAPKDAPKKLVRYHSNQVVTTKGERYQLVKKEETEEVKKTYVSIKPARKYRFH; this comes from the coding sequence ATGGACCTTCACAAGATAATCCACGATACCCTGCAGGAGTTCATTCAGACATGCATTCCCGAAGCAGACCTGAGTTCCCTGGATGATGTGTTGCTTCCCTACATCACTGGAGTCCTGGAGGATCTGGGATCTCAGGAGAGCGTGGAGGAGAACTTTGACGTGGAGGTCTTTGTAGAAATGCTGGAGGCCTACATTCCTGGCTTTGCTGAAATTGACAGTGTTAACGTTTGTGATATGATGTTCAGCCTGGCTTCAAAACTAGCCACAGCCCGGAGTTCAGAAAATAGTGTGCCAAAGGCTAGAATGGAGGTCCCACTGACAGTCAGCGCTACCTCCACTGGGCCTCCTGTGAGGGAGATGCACTGCCTTACTACACAGACTGAGGGGGCCACCGCCAAGGTGCCATTCCCTGAGTGGGAGGCCCAGGAGCCGCTCCTTCTGGAGATGTTCCCCAAGTGCAGACTATCAGAGGCCAGGAGTGCGTTGTCCATTGCTAAAGGTGACATGGAGGAGGCTGTCCGCCTCATCATCGAAGGAGACATCCAGCTCAGCCACACACCTCTAAACGTAAACCATGGGAAGATGGGTTCCCCTCAGGCAGAGCAGAAGATGAAAGAGAGCATCCTGGAGAAGTACATGCTagtggatagagaggaggataagaaAACACACAGGCCTGTTGCACCTAAAGATGCCCCTAAGAAACTGGTGCGTTACCACAGCAACCAGGTGGTGACCACAAAAGGGGAGCGGTACCAACTGGTGAAGAAAGAGGAGACGGAGGAGGTGAAGAAAACTTACGTCAGCATCAAACCCGCACGCAAATACAGATTCCATTGA
- the LOC115130973 gene encoding ankyrin repeat and SOCS box protein 12-like gives MVLDSINTATNPLKMSLMDVSKIFSLLQPKEEDEEDNEHGQALNQAVSSDDVVVLAELLSQESYRKSINSRSGWGIPVTPLRTAAAHGHLRCLELLLEHGAEVDSLDVKAQTPLFTAVSGKHLDCVVVLLKAGADPNGSPYNNCSPVLTAAREGDVEVLRELLQFGAEVDVWPKVPEWASNATACRGPLYISAVYGHLDCFKLLLLHGANPDYNCKSEKMLARIKQPKTVLEMCLRYGCGVEYIQLLIDFGADVYLPTLIIDKTTKQNEAVALLLKERVCPNTLMSLTRLAIRRHLPVVNKMTYIDRLDIPQILRNYLKHLT, from the exons atggtcCTAGACAGTATCAACACAGCCACCAACCCTCTCAAGATGAGTCTAATGGACGTCTCCAAGATCTTCTCTCTGCTTCAGCCcaaggaagaggatgaggaggacaaTGAGCATGGCCAG GCTCTGAACCAGGCAGTGAGCAGTGATGACGTGGTGGTGTTAGCTGAGCTGTTGTCCCAGGAGAGCTACAGAAAGTCTATCAACAGCAGAAGCGGCTGGGGGATCCCTGTTACCCCCCTACGGACTGCCGCAGCACACGGACACCTGAGGTGTCTGGAACTCCTGCTGGAGCACGGAGCGGAG GTGGACAGTCTAGATGTGAAGGCCCAGACCCCTCTGTTTACAGCAGTCAGTGGTAAACACCTGGACTGTGTTGTGGTCTTACTGAAGGCTGGAGCCGACCCCAACGGCAGCCCGTACAACAACTGTTCCCCGGTGCTGACCGCCGCCCGCGAGGGAGACGTGGAGGTCCTCAGGGAGCTGCTTCAGTTCGGAGCCGAGGTCGACGTCTGGCCCAAAGTCCCTGAGTGGGCCTCCAACGCCACAGCCTGCAGGGGACCCCTGTACATATCCGCTGTATATGGACACCTGGACTGTTTcaagctgctgctgctccacGGGGCTAATCCTGACTATAACTGTAAGTCAGAGAAGATGCTGGCCAGGATCAAGCAGCCCAAGACGGTGCTGGAGATGTGTCTGAGGTATGGCTGTGGAGTGGAATACATACAGCTGCTCATAGACTTTGGGGCAGACGTGTATCTGCCCACGCTGATTATTGACAAGACCACCAAGCAGAACGAAGCGGTGGCTCTGCTGCTCAAGGAGAGAG TTTGTCCCAATACTCTGATGTCACTGACACGGCTTGCGATTCGGAGACACCTCCCCGTGGTTAATAAAATGACATACATAGACCGCTTGGACATTCCCCAGATACTGAGGAACTACCTGAAACATCTCACATGA